The genomic segment TAATAATCGCTAATACAAAGGCACTTTGTCAAAACCTAGCAATGTGCTGGATAACTGAGCTTAGTTAGATATATTATAGTTTAGAGCAAAGTTTTATATAAAAGTAGAATAGTTTTTTAAAATATCTCTTGCAGTCTCTGCAATATGAAGAGCATTTCCATTTTCAGCTACAAACTCCAAAGATTCTTTCATTTTTTCAAAATCATTTAACTCTTCATAAGCAAAAGCTAAATAATATTTAGAAAAGCATTTACCATAAGTTGTACTTTGTATTTTAAATTTTTTTTCATAAAACTCAATAGCTTCTTGAAACTTATTATTTTCTTTTCCAAGTAAAACTTCAATCTCTTCTATCATAATTTCTATCTCTCTCAATTTTATTTCAGGAATAAATTCATATTTTTTATTATTATCAGTATAACTAAGAATAAAATTACCATTCTTATTTTTAGGTGAATTTTTAAGATTAGTATATATATCTTTTAAATTTCCTAAAAATATTTTTCCCATCTGCCAATTCTCTTTAGAAGAATAAAAAATTCCAAGATTGTAATTATAAGCTACATTAAAATAGAAATTCTCTTTTATTTTTTTCTCAGGAATCTTATGTGCTGTAAGTATAGCTTTTTCATTGTTACCAAGAGAAAAATAACCAACAGCAATATTAAGAAGTAAAAAGTAATATTCAATTCTATTCCTTAATATTCTATTTTCCAAAAGCTCACTATTTTTTTCAATATATTTTTTAGGATCACATTGATAATTTAAAATATCTCCTATATTATGTGTTAATTTAAAAATATAGAAATTTTTAAAAAAACTTATAAGTGGAATAGAGAATATAATTGCTAAAATTACAGAGAGTATATAAGGAATATCTATTTTAAATAAACCATAGGCAATAAGAACACTAAACAATCCTAAAAAACTTGATAATATTTTCATAATCTACACCTAAGCTTTCAAATCATTGCTATTAATAATAATAGCACCACTATTTTTCATAGTTTCAATAGCCTTTATAGAATCATCATAGCTTATATTAACCCCTCTACAACCATCTTCTACAAGATAAACCTTATATCCTAACTCTAGAGCATCTAAAACTGTAAATTTAACACAATAATCAGTTGCTAATCCCATAATATATAGAGTGTCTATATCCTTATCTTTTAATACTTTATCAAAATCAGTTTTATGTTTTTTTCCATTGTCAAAGAAAGCACTATATGAATCTACTTCAGGATCTTGTCCTTTAAATATAGTAAGATCTACACCTTTTAAATTTTTATGAAATTTAGAACCATACTCATTTTCAACACAGTGAACAGGCCACCAAACTTGAGGAAGTCCATTTAATTCTCCTAGCTCTCCTATATTTCCATTTGAATTTATAGCAAAACTTTTATGAGAAGCAGGATGCCAATCTTTTGTACCAATAACAAGATCACTATTTTGATTAAATAGAGAGATAAGTTTATTAGCAACTGGAACAACTAAGTCTCCATTTTTTACAGCTAAAGTTCCCCCTTCACAAAAATCATTTTGAATATCCACAAGAATTAATGCTTTTTTATTCATTAATATTTCCCCCTTTAGAAACATATTTTTAATGTATAGATATATTATAATATAGAAAGAAAGAGAAAGAAACAGTAAAAATTATAAAAGTTAATATCATTAAAACTCCTTGGAAATATTGACATCTATTAAAAAGTGTGTTAAAATAAACTGTTGTTTAAATACACACATCAGTTATTTCTAAGCCAGGTGTCCCAAAGGGATTGCTTAGTTTTGAGGCTGATGGAAGAAAAAACCAAAAATTTAGGAGGAAAAAATGGCAGTAATAACAATGAAACAATTATTAGAAGCTGGAGTTCACTTCGGACACCAAGCAAAAAGATGGAACCCAAAAATGGCTAAGTACATCTTTACAGAAAGAAACGGAATCCACGTAATCGATCTTCACAAATCTTTAAAGAAAATTGAAGAAGCTTACGCAGTAATCAGAGAAATCGCTGAGCAAGGTGGAAAAGTTCTATTTGTAGGAACTAAAAAACAAGCTCAAGAAGCTGTAAAAGAACAAGCTGAAAGATCAGGAATGTACTATGTAAACAACAGATGGCTAGGAGGAATGTTAACAAACTTCGCTACTATCAAAACTAGAATCGAAAGATTAAAAGAATTAGAAAGAATGGAAGCAGATGGAACTTTAGATACTGCTTACACTAAAAAAGAAGCAGCTAACTTCAGAAAAGAATTAGCTAAACTTTCTAAAAACTTAACTGGAATTAAAGATATGAAAGAAGTTCCACAAGCTATATTCGTAGTAGATTGTAAAAAAGAAACTCTAGCTCTTGTTGAAGCAGCTAACTTAGGAATTCCTGTATTCGCTATGATCGATACTAACGTAGATCCAGATCTAGTAACTTACCCAATCCCAGCTAACGATGACGCTATAAGATCAGTAAAACTAATCTCTTCAGTTATCGCTAACGCTATCATCGAAGGAAACCAAGGTAAAGAAGTTCAAGAAGTAGCTTCTGAAGAAATCAATGTAGAAGAAGGATCAGCTGAATAATTAAACTTTCAACTGTGATGTACATTATAGAAGATTTAATAAAATAAAATTTTTATTAGGAGGAAGAAAATGGCAGCAATAACAGCAAGCTTAGTTAAAGAACTAAGAGAAAGAACTGGTGCTGGAATGATGGATTGTAAAAAGGCACTAACACAAATGGATGGAGATATGGATAAAGCCATTGACTATTTAAGAGAAAAAGGAATTGCTAAAGCAGTTAAAAAAGCTGGAAGAATAGCAGCAGAAGGATTAATCTTTGATGCTGTATCAGCAGATCACAAAAAAGCTGTATTAATCGAATTCAACTCTGAAACTGACTTCGTTGCTAAAAACGTAGAATTTAAAGAATTTGGTAAAAAATTAGCAGCTATCGCAATTGAAAGCAATGCAACTACTGTTGAAGCTTTAAATGCAGCTCAATATGCAGAAGGAAAAACAGTTGCTGAAGCAGTTACTGATCTAATTGCTAAAATTGGAGAAAACATGAACATCAGAAGAATCCATGAAACTGTAGCTACAGAAGGATTCGTTGCAACATACAGCCACTTAGGAGGAAAACTAGGAGTTATCGTTGAGATGACTGGTGAAGCTACTGAAGAAAACGTAGTTAAAGCTAGAGACATCGCTATGCACGTAGCTGCTATGGACCCTAAATATCTAAACTCATCAGAAGTAACTACTGCTGATTTAGAACACGAAAAAGAAATTGCTAGAAAACAATTAGAAGCTGAAGGAAAACCAGCTCAAATTATAGAAAAAATTCTTATTGGAAAAATGAACAAATTCTATGAAGAAAACTGTTTAGTTGACCAAATCTATGTAAGAGCAGAAAACAAAGAAACTGTTGCTAAATTTGCAGCACCTCTTGAAGTAAAATCTTTTGCTAGATATAAAGTTGGAGACGGAATCGAGAAAAAAGAAGAAGATTTCGCAGCAGAAGTTGCAGCTCAAATCAAAGGATAATATCAACAAAAGCATAAGGGGATGCAAATAGCATCCCCATTTTTTTAAAAAGTAATAAAATACAGGAGGGGAAAAATGGATAAACCTTTTTATAAAAGAGTGTTATTAAAACTTAGTGGAGAGGCTCTTATGGGAGAGCAAGAATTTGGAATATCATCTGATGTTATCAATTCTTATGCTAGACAAATTAAAGAGATAGTTGAACTAGGAGTAGAAGTTTCAATTGTTATTGGTGGAGGAAATATTTTTAGAGGAATATCTGGAGCAACTCAAGGTGTAGACAGAGTAACTGGAGATCACATGGGAATGCTTGCAACTGTAATAAACTCTCTTGCACTTCAAAATGCTATTGAAAAATTAGGAGTACCAACAAGAGTTCAAACAGCTATAGAGATGCCTAAAATAGCAGAACCTTTTATTAAGAGAAAAGCTCAAAGACACTTAGAAAAAGGAAGAGTTGTAATATTTGGAGCTGGAACTGGAAATCCATATTTTACAACTGATACAGCAGCAGCTTTAAGAGCTATAGAGATGAATACAGAAGCTGTATTAAAAGCTACTAAAGTTGATGGAATCTATGATAAAGACCCTGTAAAATATTCAGATGCAGTTAAATATGACCGTGTAACTTATACAGAAGTATTAAATAAAGATTTGAAGGTAATGGACGCTACAGCTATCTCTCTATGTAGAGAAAATAAACTTCCTATCGTAGTATTTGATTCTTTAACAGAAGGAAATATTAAAAAAGTTATCATGGGAGAAAATATAGGAACAGTCGTAGTGGCTGATTAATTAGGAGGGAAAAGATATGACAGGACAAGAAGTAGTAAAACAATGTAACGAAAAAATGGGAAAAGCTATTGAAGCTACAAAACACAAATTTACAACAATTAGAGCAGGAAGAGCTAACGTATCTATGCTTGATGGAATTAGAGTAGAACAATATGGATCAGAAATGCCTTTAAATCAAGTAGGATCAGTTTCAGCTCCAGAACCAAGATTGTTAGTAATCGATCCTTGGGATAAATCTCTAATCTCTAAAATAGAAAAAGCTATTATGGCTGCAAACTTAGGATTAACTCCAAATAACGATGGTAAAGTTATAAGACTTGTAATGCCAGAACTTACAGCAGACAGAAGAAAAGAATATGTAAAAATGGCTAAAGCAGAAGCTGAAAATGGAAAAGTTGCTGTAAGAAACATTAGAAAAGATGGAAATAACGATCTTAAAAAATTATCTAAAGATAAAGAAAACCCTATCTCTGAAGATGAAGTAAAAACATTAGAAGGAGAAATCCAAAAATTAACTGATTCTCATATTAAAATGATAGATGAGCTTCTAGCTAAAAAAGAAAAAGAAATTACAACTGTTTAATTTAAAATAGTTAAATAAATTTTACCTGTATTCAATCTTAGTAATTAAGATTTTGAATACAGGTTTTTTGTTTCCAAAAATTATTTAATTATGTTAAAATATAAGTGGGCATTAATAAAAATTAGGAGGGAATAAAACATGAAATTAAATCCTATAAAATTAGATGGTGTTTGGACAGAGGGATATGCATTAGATTATTTTACAGAAAACAGTGAGTATGTAGGAGAAGATATTTTTGGTTATCCTGAGTTTAATGTTACATATAGTGAGATTGGAAAATCTTTAAATGAATTGAAGTATCATAAAGATTATACTAAAGCAGTTGAAATATCTGAAGAGGTAGTAAAATTTATAGTTGAAGAGTGGAAATTAAAAGATAAGATAGATGGAATAATCTCAGTTCCACCATCAAAATTTAGATTTATTCAACCAATGTTTCAAGTTACAAAATTAGTTGGAGAAAAATTAAATAAACCTATATCTTTAGACTTTTTTAGTAAATTGACACCTGAAGAGATAAAAAATCTTCCTGTTGAAAAGAAACTAGATCTTTTTAAAAACAGTATTAGAAAAAATAGAAGTCTGACTAAAAAAGGAAGTATTTTATTAATAGATGATCTATATAGTACAGGAATTACTCTTAAAACATTGTGTGAGTTATTAAAAGAGGATAGTAATGTTGAAAATATATATGTGCTTGTAGTGGCTAAAAGTAGTAAAGAAGATTAAGGAAAAAATAAGATGAGCTCTCATTTTTGGGAGCTTATTTTTATATAATTAGATAAAAAATATAGCAAATAAAATTAGTATATAAACAATATATGATATATAAAAAACAAAACTAAATATGTTGAAAAAAGGCTAAAAAATTCCCAAATAAAAATGGTTACGAGCACATATATAAAATAAATAGTTTTATCATAAAATTAATTTTTTAAAATAAATTTATGTGTAGTAATTATTTAAAATGTATTAAAAACAAAAAAAATGTTGACAACTAACCATAATAAATGTATATTTTACTTATGAACACGGGTACAATAAAAATTTAAAAATGGGGTTATTAAAAGTAGGAGGAATAATTATGAAAAAATTTGTTTTTGCTGCAATAGTATCTGCACTTGTTTTAACTGGATGTTCTTCAAATAATGTTAGAACAGCAGGAGTAGAAAGAAAAGTAACTTGGGAATATGCAGGAAGTCTTCCAGCACAAAAAGGATTTGAACACAATATAGGAACAGCAGGA from the Fusobacterium varium genome contains:
- the pncA gene encoding bifunctional nicotinamidase/pyrazinamidase, whose product is MNKKALILVDIQNDFCEGGTLAVKNGDLVVPVANKLISLFNQNSDLVIGTKDWHPASHKSFAINSNGNIGELGELNGLPQVWWPVHCVENEYGSKFHKNLKGVDLTIFKGQDPEVDSYSAFFDNGKKHKTDFDKVLKDKDIDTLYIMGLATDYCVKFTVLDALELGYKVYLVEDGCRGVNISYDDSIKAIETMKNSGAIIINSNDLKA
- the rpsB gene encoding 30S ribosomal protein S2, whose amino-acid sequence is MAVITMKQLLEAGVHFGHQAKRWNPKMAKYIFTERNGIHVIDLHKSLKKIEEAYAVIREIAEQGGKVLFVGTKKQAQEAVKEQAERSGMYYVNNRWLGGMLTNFATIKTRIERLKELERMEADGTLDTAYTKKEAANFRKELAKLSKNLTGIKDMKEVPQAIFVVDCKKETLALVEAANLGIPVFAMIDTNVDPDLVTYPIPANDDAIRSVKLISSVIANAIIEGNQGKEVQEVASEEINVEEGSAE
- a CDS encoding elongation factor Ts, whose translation is MAAITASLVKELRERTGAGMMDCKKALTQMDGDMDKAIDYLREKGIAKAVKKAGRIAAEGLIFDAVSADHKKAVLIEFNSETDFVAKNVEFKEFGKKLAAIAIESNATTVEALNAAQYAEGKTVAEAVTDLIAKIGENMNIRRIHETVATEGFVATYSHLGGKLGVIVEMTGEATEENVVKARDIAMHVAAMDPKYLNSSEVTTADLEHEKEIARKQLEAEGKPAQIIEKILIGKMNKFYEENCLVDQIYVRAENKETVAKFAAPLEVKSFARYKVGDGIEKKEEDFAAEVAAQIKG
- a CDS encoding UMP kinase, with amino-acid sequence MDKPFYKRVLLKLSGEALMGEQEFGISSDVINSYARQIKEIVELGVEVSIVIGGGNIFRGISGATQGVDRVTGDHMGMLATVINSLALQNAIEKLGVPTRVQTAIEMPKIAEPFIKRKAQRHLEKGRVVIFGAGTGNPYFTTDTAAALRAIEMNTEAVLKATKVDGIYDKDPVKYSDAVKYDRVTYTEVLNKDLKVMDATAISLCRENKLPIVVFDSLTEGNIKKVIMGENIGTVVVAD
- the frr gene encoding ribosome recycling factor gives rise to the protein MTGQEVVKQCNEKMGKAIEATKHKFTTIRAGRANVSMLDGIRVEQYGSEMPLNQVGSVSAPEPRLLVIDPWDKSLISKIEKAIMAANLGLTPNNDGKVIRLVMPELTADRRKEYVKMAKAEAENGKVAVRNIRKDGNNDLKKLSKDKENPISEDEVKTLEGEIQKLTDSHIKMIDELLAKKEKEITTV
- a CDS encoding ComF family protein, with product MKLNPIKLDGVWTEGYALDYFTENSEYVGEDIFGYPEFNVTYSEIGKSLNELKYHKDYTKAVEISEEVVKFIVEEWKLKDKIDGIISVPPSKFRFIQPMFQVTKLVGEKLNKPISLDFFSKLTPEEIKNLPVEKKLDLFKNSIRKNRSLTKKGSILLIDDLYSTGITLKTLCELLKEDSNVENIYVLVVAKSSKED